A single region of the Mycobacterium lentiflavum genome encodes:
- a CDS encoding 2-hydroxyacid dehydrogenase, with the protein MTVEKTSDVLRIGNSFEPTFERELGARYEIPLLPSGPQRAEFLAQHGAQIRVVVTSGRYGVDAETIAALPNLEVIVNNGAGVDLIDLAAAGKRGIGVSNTPDVLSDTVADTALGLILMTLRRFGAADRYVRAGRWASEGQFPYARDVSGLQVGILGLGRIGSAIATRLLGFDCAIAYHNRHKIDGSPYRYAESPLELAESVDVLVVATTGDERTRHLVDRSVLEALGPEGYLINIARGSVVDQDALVELVAAGALGGAGLDVFADEPNVPAVLYDLDNVVLFPHIGSATARTRRAMALLTIRNLETYLNTGELVTPVLRRRG; encoded by the coding sequence GTGACGGTCGAGAAGACGAGCGACGTGCTGCGGATCGGCAACAGCTTCGAGCCCACCTTCGAACGAGAGCTGGGGGCTCGCTACGAAATTCCCTTACTCCCAAGCGGTCCGCAGCGGGCCGAGTTCCTGGCGCAGCATGGTGCGCAGATTCGCGTGGTGGTGACCTCCGGCCGCTACGGTGTCGACGCCGAAACCATCGCCGCCCTGCCCAATCTGGAAGTGATAGTCAACAATGGCGCAGGAGTGGATTTGATCGACCTGGCCGCGGCCGGGAAACGGGGCATCGGGGTAAGCAATACTCCGGATGTGCTGTCGGACACCGTTGCCGATACCGCACTCGGGCTGATCCTGATGACGCTGCGCCGCTTCGGCGCCGCCGACCGCTACGTGCGAGCGGGGCGATGGGCAAGCGAGGGACAATTCCCGTACGCCAGAGACGTCAGTGGCCTTCAGGTCGGCATCTTGGGATTGGGCCGCATCGGATCGGCCATCGCTACCCGGTTGCTCGGATTCGACTGTGCCATCGCCTATCACAACCGGCACAAAATCGACGGATCGCCATATCGTTACGCTGAGTCGCCGCTCGAGTTGGCCGAATCGGTCGACGTGCTGGTCGTCGCAACCACGGGCGACGAGCGGACTCGTCATCTCGTCGACCGCTCCGTCCTCGAGGCGCTGGGCCCCGAGGGCTATCTGATCAACATTGCCCGTGGAAGCGTCGTCGACCAGGACGCGCTAGTGGAGTTGGTCGCCGCCGGCGCACTGGGCGGAGCGGGCCTGGACGTGTTCGCCGATGAGCCCAATGTGCCTGCGGTGCTTTACGATCTGGACAACGTGGTGTTGTTCCCGCATATCGGTAGTGCGACCGCCCGCACCCGACGGGCAATGGCGCTGCTGACGATCCGCAACCTCGAGACCTACCTGAACACCGGCGAGCTGGTGACACCGGTGTTGCGCCGCCGCGGATAA
- a CDS encoding alpha/beta fold hydrolase: MRIADSAHRFLLAIAVLVALVGCGANHGAASGSGGGGDFAGPIEIGNGRHLYLECHGRGSPTIILESGYHNSSDPWNQSEAVAPAVGPGVLPALADDHRVCAYDRPGTLRYPDPPSISDRSSPVAMPRTAQDVVQDLHALLAAAHLPGPYVLVGHSLGGLFIRLYAQTYPEQVRACAFVDAFTVEIPSLMGSDWALYRQQLDHPLPQFANVDSFEVIDIDKSVAQVAAAPAFPPVPTVVLTRTEPFAVPGSVSDEQSATLERAWRDGASDLIALRPQTPHLIATDSDHFIQIHQPDLVVAGVRLLVQRSVENR; this comes from the coding sequence ATGCGGATCGCAGATAGCGCCCATCGATTCCTGTTGGCCATCGCAGTGCTGGTCGCGTTGGTGGGATGCGGCGCCAACCACGGTGCTGCATCAGGGTCGGGCGGCGGCGGCGACTTTGCCGGTCCGATCGAGATCGGCAATGGCCGCCATCTCTACCTCGAATGCCACGGAAGGGGCAGTCCGACAATCATTTTGGAATCCGGATACCACAACTCGTCGGATCCGTGGAATCAGTCCGAGGCGGTCGCCCCAGCGGTCGGTCCGGGTGTGCTGCCGGCACTCGCCGACGACCACCGCGTTTGCGCCTACGACCGGCCCGGCACCTTGCGCTATCCCGACCCGCCCAGCATCAGCGACCGCAGTTCACCGGTTGCGATGCCACGCACCGCTCAAGACGTTGTCCAGGATTTGCATGCCCTGCTGGCCGCCGCACATCTGCCGGGCCCCTACGTTCTGGTCGGGCATTCGCTCGGTGGGCTGTTCATCCGCCTGTACGCGCAGACCTATCCCGAACAGGTGCGGGCATGCGCGTTCGTCGACGCCTTCACCGTCGAGATTCCGAGCCTGATGGGATCGGACTGGGCCCTTTACCGCCAGCAGTTGGATCATCCGTTGCCACAGTTCGCGAACGTGGATTCGTTCGAGGTGATCGACATCGACAAGAGCGTCGCGCAGGTCGCGGCGGCCCCGGCCTTCCCTCCGGTGCCGACCGTCGTGCTGACGAGAACCGAGCCGTTCGCGGTTCCCGGCAGCGTTTCGGATGAGCAGAGCGCCACGCTGGAGCGGGCCTGGCGAGACGGCGCGTCAGATCTGATCGCGCTGCGTCCGCAAACCCCCCACCTGATCGCGACCGACAGCGACCACTTCATCCAAATCCACCAGCCCGACCTGGTGGTGGCCGGTGTACGTCTGCTGGTGCAGAGGTCTGTCGAAAATCGCTGA
- a CDS encoding adenylate/guanylate cyclase domain-containing protein: MVVLAVVAAAELGGLIALGVLLIVSRRQLSGARAALERSRRGGGQRRRRRGVAPLAIRTAFKTADSLLTKGVGATVRNSVEDLAGWARVERPDLARLTADGDVVIAFSDIENSTAHNEALGDREWVRVLQQHNRLIQKFVDDHGGHVVKNQGDGFMIAFADPRQAVLCGIGVQRALLEDTDGIRVRIGMHLGPSVRRGDDLFGRNVAMAARVAGQADGGEILVSEPVRDAVDGAPDIELCAPCEAELKGFQGSHHLYPVSVSETG; encoded by the coding sequence ATGGTAGTGCTGGCTGTGGTCGCGGCGGCCGAACTCGGCGGCCTGATCGCGCTCGGCGTGCTGCTCATCGTGTCCAGACGGCAGCTCAGCGGCGCACGCGCTGCGCTCGAGCGCAGCCGTCGCGGCGGTGGCCAGCGCCGACGCCGCCGCGGAGTCGCGCCCTTGGCGATCAGAACCGCGTTCAAGACGGCCGATTCACTACTGACCAAAGGCGTCGGCGCGACGGTGCGCAACTCGGTCGAAGACCTCGCCGGCTGGGCGCGGGTGGAACGGCCCGACCTTGCCCGGCTCACCGCCGACGGCGATGTGGTGATCGCGTTCTCCGACATCGAGAATTCGACCGCCCACAACGAGGCCCTGGGCGACCGGGAATGGGTCCGGGTGCTGCAACAACACAACAGGCTCATCCAGAAATTCGTCGACGACCACGGCGGTCACGTCGTGAAAAACCAGGGGGACGGCTTCATGATCGCCTTCGCCGATCCCCGCCAGGCCGTGCTGTGCGGCATCGGTGTCCAACGCGCCCTCCTCGAAGACACCGACGGCATTCGCGTCCGGATCGGCATGCACCTCGGACCGTCGGTGCGGCGCGGCGACGACCTTTTCGGGCGCAACGTCGCGATGGCGGCCCGGGTCGCCGGACAGGCCGACGGCGGCGAGATCCTCGTCAGCGAGCCGGTGCGCGACGCGGTCGACGGCGCCCCCGATATCGAGCTCTGCGCACCGTGCGAGGCCGAATTGAAAGGCTTCCAGGGCAGCCACCACCTCTACCCGGTCTCGGTTTCCGAGACTGGTTAG
- a CDS encoding GNAT family N-acetyltransferase, with the protein MTTEIRVLDSESDLVAALNLFRVAMVGFPPIPDLPPGQITKMLDPGRMVGAFDAGQLVGTAYAATSSLTLPGGAVVDHAAVTDVGVLPSFTRRGIASALMRHQLDDFTARGEVVASLRASEATIYGRYGYGVASLAQNVEITTARAAFRPGVGAGGPVRLVGAAEAWEVLPGIYDANRPSRAGTIDRPAVWWEGVRLRTELSSGAWYVAVHGEAGSESGFVRYRPIDTDRWFVSEQRTIVVEDFFAPTTDAYLGLLRFLFGLDLIDRVTFWMLPLDDPLPLLLVDRRAVKVTAVHDETWLRVIDAERALAARSYASDGAVTVAVNDPLLPKNSASYTISGDGAEATSRPADLHVGIEGLGAALLGGTTWRSLAMAGLARAEDPATLAVADRLFAVSEAPHAGTFF; encoded by the coding sequence GTGACTACCGAGATCCGGGTTCTCGACAGCGAGAGCGACCTCGTCGCTGCGCTAAACCTGTTTCGCGTAGCAATGGTGGGGTTTCCGCCGATTCCGGACCTGCCGCCCGGCCAGATCACCAAGATGCTCGACCCCGGGCGTATGGTCGGCGCGTTCGACGCTGGACAATTGGTCGGCACCGCATACGCCGCCACGAGCTCGCTGACCCTGCCCGGTGGGGCCGTCGTCGACCACGCCGCCGTGACAGACGTCGGAGTGCTGCCGTCGTTCACCCGGCGGGGGATCGCCAGCGCCCTGATGCGTCACCAGTTGGACGACTTCACCGCGCGGGGTGAGGTGGTCGCCTCATTGCGGGCCTCGGAGGCGACGATCTACGGGCGCTACGGCTACGGCGTGGCGAGTTTGGCTCAGAACGTGGAGATTACGACCGCGCGGGCGGCGTTTCGTCCCGGCGTCGGGGCGGGTGGCCCGGTGCGACTTGTCGGCGCCGCCGAGGCCTGGGAAGTCCTGCCTGGCATCTACGACGCGAATCGCCCATCCCGGGCAGGGACCATCGACCGGCCCGCAGTGTGGTGGGAGGGTGTGCGGCTGCGCACCGAATTGTCTTCTGGGGCTTGGTATGTCGCCGTGCACGGGGAGGCCGGGAGCGAGTCGGGTTTCGTCCGCTACCGCCCGATCGACACCGACAGGTGGTTTGTCAGCGAGCAGCGCACCATTGTGGTCGAGGATTTCTTCGCCCCCACCACCGACGCCTACCTTGGGCTGCTGCGCTTCCTGTTCGGGCTGGATCTGATTGACCGAGTGACGTTTTGGATGCTGCCGCTCGATGATCCGCTGCCGTTGCTCTTGGTCGATCGCCGGGCGGTCAAGGTGACCGCGGTGCATGACGAAACATGGCTGCGTGTCATCGACGCCGAACGTGCGCTGGCGGCGCGGTCCTACGCCAGCGACGGCGCGGTCACCGTCGCGGTCAACGACCCACTGCTGCCGAAGAATTCGGCAAGCTACACGATTAGTGGCGATGGGGCCGAAGCCACGAGCCGTCCCGCCGATCTGCACGTCGGGATTGAGGGCCTGGGCGCGGCGCTGCTGGGCGGCACGACCTGGCGCAGTCTGGCCATGGCGGGGCTGGCGCGGGCCGAGGATCCGGCGACCCTGGCCGTGGCCGATCGGTTGTTCGCCGTTTCCGAGGCACCCCATGCCGGGACGTTCTTCTAA
- a CDS encoding acyl-CoA dehydrogenase family protein — MTFSMQLSDDVIEVRDWVHQFAAETIRPAAAEWDEREETPWPVIQEAAKVGLYSPDFFAQQAAEPTGLGFLTAFEEMFWGDAGIALSIMGTGLAAAALAGNGTPEQLGQYLPEMFGTPGDPKLGAFCSSEPDAGSDVGAIRTRARFDEATNEWVLNGTKTWATNGGIANVHIVVASVYPELGTRGQVSFVIPPDTKGLSQGQKFKKHGIRASHTAEVVLDNVRLPEDCILGGREKFEARIARVKSGASAGGQAAMKTFERTRPTVGAMAVGVARAAYEYALEYACQREQFGRKIGEFQAVAFKLADMKSRVDAARLLVWRAGWMARNNQNFDSAEGSMAKLVASEAAVYVTDEAIQILGGNGYTRDYPVERMHRDAKIFTIFEGTSEIQRLVISRALTGLPIR, encoded by the coding sequence ATGACTTTCTCGATGCAACTGAGTGACGACGTCATCGAGGTGCGCGATTGGGTGCACCAGTTCGCGGCCGAAACCATCCGCCCCGCCGCGGCCGAATGGGATGAACGGGAGGAAACCCCGTGGCCGGTGATCCAGGAGGCCGCGAAGGTGGGCCTCTACTCCCCCGACTTCTTCGCGCAGCAGGCCGCCGAACCGACCGGCCTGGGCTTCCTCACCGCGTTCGAGGAGATGTTCTGGGGCGACGCCGGCATCGCGCTGTCCATCATGGGGACCGGCCTGGCCGCGGCGGCGTTGGCGGGCAACGGAACTCCTGAGCAGCTCGGTCAGTATCTGCCCGAGATGTTCGGTACCCCCGGCGACCCCAAGCTCGGTGCGTTCTGTTCGTCGGAGCCCGACGCGGGTTCTGACGTCGGCGCCATCCGCACCCGGGCCCGGTTCGACGAGGCGACGAACGAGTGGGTGCTCAACGGCACCAAGACGTGGGCAACCAACGGCGGTATTGCCAACGTGCACATCGTGGTGGCGTCGGTCTATCCGGAGCTGGGCACCCGCGGCCAGGTGTCGTTCGTCATCCCGCCGGATACCAAGGGGCTCTCGCAAGGGCAGAAATTCAAGAAGCACGGCATCCGTGCCTCGCACACCGCCGAGGTGGTCCTCGACAACGTCCGGTTGCCCGAGGACTGCATTCTCGGCGGCCGCGAGAAATTCGAGGCCCGGATCGCGCGGGTCAAATCCGGCGCCTCGGCGGGTGGCCAGGCGGCGATGAAGACCTTCGAGCGCACTCGGCCGACTGTCGGCGCGATGGCTGTCGGCGTGGCCCGGGCCGCCTACGAATATGCGCTCGAATACGCCTGCCAGCGTGAGCAATTCGGCCGTAAGATCGGCGAGTTCCAGGCGGTGGCGTTCAAGCTCGCCGACATGAAGAGCCGGGTCGACGCCGCCCGCCTGTTGGTCTGGCGGGCGGGCTGGATGGCCCGGAACAACCAGAACTTCGACTCCGCCGAGGGCTCGATGGCCAAGCTGGTCGCGAGCGAGGCCGCGGTCTACGTCACCGACGAGGCCATCCAAATCCTCGGCGGCAACGGGTACACCCGCGACTACCCGGTGGAGCGGATGCACCGCGACGCGAAGATCTTCACCATCTTCGAGGGGACCAGCGAGATCCAGCGCCTGGTGATTTCGCGGGCGCTGACCGGGCTGCCCATCCGTTAG
- a CDS encoding TetR/AcrR family transcriptional regulator produces the protein MADSGRDRLLTEALKLFAAKGYAATSVADIQRASGLAPGSGALYKHFASKRELLEAAVTQRIDSIVAAREQFDAGQPDGVEQAVRTAGQLIWSNLRQSEDLLKVMLREPEELGDLDEKTWQVITDNAYQRFAHELAASNRSGRTSIPDPEAAAAVAIASLSHAATLQALSGRLPGNVDEDRYFEAWVTQTVSVLAQHTNPRKP, from the coding sequence GTGGCCGATTCGGGACGCGACCGACTGCTGACGGAGGCGCTGAAGCTGTTCGCCGCCAAGGGCTACGCTGCGACGTCGGTCGCCGACATCCAGCGCGCGTCCGGCCTCGCCCCCGGCTCGGGCGCGTTGTACAAGCACTTCGCCTCCAAGCGTGAACTGCTGGAGGCGGCGGTGACCCAACGCATCGACAGCATCGTCGCCGCGCGTGAGCAGTTCGACGCCGGGCAGCCGGACGGCGTCGAGCAGGCAGTGCGTACCGCCGGTCAACTGATCTGGAGCAACCTGCGACAAAGCGAGGATTTGCTCAAGGTCATGCTGCGCGAGCCCGAAGAGCTCGGCGACCTCGACGAGAAGACCTGGCAGGTCATCACCGACAACGCCTACCAACGGTTCGCCCACGAGCTGGCCGCGTCCAATCGCTCCGGCCGTACCAGCATTCCCGATCCCGAGGCCGCGGCGGCCGTGGCGATCGCTTCCCTGTCGCACGCGGCGACGCTGCAGGCGCTGTCCGGACGCTTGCCGGGCAACGTCGACGAGGATCGCTATTTCGAAGCCTGGGTCACCCAGACCGTCAGCGTCCTCGCACAACACACCAACCCCAGAAAACCCTGA
- a CDS encoding cytochrome P450, whose product MSKGRKDVATAYWYDIYSRAAVLDPYPHYRRLRDAGPVVRLHRHRVYALPRYAECKATLRNDSAFISGRGVALNPFSNRLSRGTTLNSDGTEHDQRRKLLAHRLLPRALRSVSETIEKMADTVVDAAIRRGTVDAVADLATALPLAIVPDLVGWPRDQRQHLIEWAGATFDVLGPLNWQTVKATRRSLQMLLFARRVVRHRNVLDGSMAHELLCAADAGQLSYAACSALMIDYIAPSLDTTISAISNALYLFGTHSDQWRLAKENPGLIPNAVNEVIRYESPLRAFARQVRHDTEIAGTPIPAGSRVLVMYASANRDENEWDRPEIFDIRRDAGRHIGFGHGTHACAGQGLSRMETAAILRALLERVDRIEVVGQPVWAVNNIIRRHRHLPLKLIPA is encoded by the coding sequence ATGAGCAAGGGGCGCAAGGATGTCGCTACCGCCTACTGGTATGACATCTACAGCCGCGCCGCCGTTCTCGATCCCTACCCGCACTATCGGCGACTGCGCGACGCCGGCCCGGTGGTCCGGCTGCACCGGCACCGGGTTTACGCATTGCCGCGCTACGCCGAGTGCAAAGCCACACTGCGCAACGACTCGGCGTTCATCTCCGGACGCGGCGTCGCGCTCAACCCGTTCAGCAACCGACTATCGCGCGGCACCACACTCAACAGTGACGGCACCGAACACGATCAACGGCGGAAGCTTCTTGCGCACCGGCTGCTGCCCAGGGCACTGCGGTCCGTCAGCGAAACCATCGAAAAGATGGCGGATACCGTGGTCGACGCGGCGATACGACGCGGCACCGTCGACGCTGTCGCCGATCTGGCGACAGCCCTGCCGCTCGCTATCGTCCCCGATCTCGTCGGCTGGCCCCGGGATCAACGTCAGCATCTGATCGAATGGGCCGGCGCCACGTTCGACGTCCTGGGCCCACTCAATTGGCAAACCGTGAAAGCGACTCGACGCAGCCTGCAGATGCTGCTGTTCGCCCGTCGTGTGGTGCGGCACCGCAACGTCCTGGACGGAAGCATGGCGCACGAACTGCTCTGCGCCGCCGACGCCGGCCAGCTCAGCTACGCCGCTTGCTCGGCACTGATGATCGATTACATCGCCCCATCACTGGACACGACAATCAGCGCTATCTCCAACGCCCTGTATCTGTTCGGTACACACTCCGATCAGTGGCGGCTGGCAAAAGAGAACCCCGGGCTCATCCCCAATGCCGTCAACGAAGTGATTCGCTATGAATCGCCGCTGCGCGCGTTCGCCCGCCAGGTACGCCACGACACCGAGATCGCCGGCACGCCAATACCTGCCGGATCACGGGTTCTGGTCATGTACGCCTCAGCCAACCGTGACGAGAACGAATGGGACAGACCCGAAATCTTCGACATCCGCCGCGATGCCGGCCGCCACATCGGTTTCGGCCACGGAACCCACGCCTGCGCCGGTCAGGGACTCTCCCGGATGGAGACCGCTGCCATTCTGCGCGCCCTGCTGGAACGGGTGGATCGTATCGAGGTCGTCGGGCAACCCGTCTGGGCAGTGAACAACATCATCCGCCGACATCGACACCTTCCGCTCAAGCTGATACCGGCCTGA
- a CDS encoding fructose bisphosphate aldolase, with amino-acid sequence MNDEQRNAMASGRGFIAALDQSGGSTPKALKLYGIEQDAYDNDEQMFNLIHEMRERLMASPSFSGDKILATILFEQTMDRAINGEDTAAYLWKQKHIVPFVKVDQGLSDAENGVQLMKPMTKLDSLLDRAVDKGIFGTKMRSFIQEPNEAGISAIVDQQFEYAATIAERGMMPIVEPEVSINSPDKPKADGLLVAALYAKLDELPGDRQVMLKLTLPDEDNLYAPLIDHPRVLRVVALSGGYSLTESCEILARNHGLIASFSRALTEGLTAQQSDAEFDEKLGSNIAEIYAASTT; translated from the coding sequence GTGAACGACGAGCAACGCAACGCGATGGCGTCGGGGCGTGGCTTTATCGCCGCGCTGGACCAAAGCGGCGGCAGTACGCCAAAAGCCTTGAAGCTGTATGGGATTGAGCAGGACGCGTACGACAACGACGAGCAGATGTTCAACCTCATCCACGAGATGCGCGAGCGCCTGATGGCCAGCCCCAGCTTTTCCGGCGACAAGATACTGGCAACGATCCTGTTCGAACAGACCATGGACCGGGCCATCAACGGCGAAGACACCGCGGCCTATCTGTGGAAGCAGAAGCACATCGTGCCGTTCGTGAAAGTCGACCAGGGCCTCAGCGATGCCGAAAACGGTGTCCAGCTGATGAAGCCGATGACCAAACTCGATTCACTGCTGGATCGGGCCGTCGACAAGGGCATCTTCGGCACCAAGATGCGCTCGTTCATCCAAGAGCCGAACGAGGCGGGCATCAGCGCCATCGTCGACCAGCAATTCGAATACGCCGCCACGATCGCCGAGCGCGGAATGATGCCGATCGTCGAGCCCGAGGTCAGCATCAACAGCCCGGACAAGCCCAAGGCGGACGGCCTGCTGGTGGCGGCGCTGTACGCAAAACTCGACGAGCTGCCGGGTGACCGGCAGGTGATGCTCAAACTGACGTTGCCCGACGAAGACAACCTCTACGCGCCGCTGATCGACCACCCCCGGGTGCTGCGGGTGGTCGCGCTGTCCGGCGGTTACAGCCTCACCGAGAGCTGCGAGATCCTGGCCCGCAATCACGGCCTGATCGCCAGCTTCTCGCGGGCGTTGACCGAGGGACTGACCGCCCAGCAGAGCGACGCGGAATTCGACGAGAAGCTCGGTTCGAACATCGCGGAGATCTACGCGGCGTCGACCACCTAG
- a CDS encoding DUF1707 SHOCT-like domain-containing protein, with translation MVSDNIRATDGDRNNTCQALDAALGDGQLSTEEHRQRVSAATKATTLSELHSLMSDLQIQHTPVAPAAPASKVGSPVIRIAGAAALVLLLLGAGFAVMQWNRPSGTSAPSLTTSPAAIGSAGNTPSATPQPQQLLSFAGMTGLLAQMRTQFGDTLGYQLNVYQDQAVVLRPDTANARKVVTWVYRDGNWMNLGPTPAALPNSAVGDLAKFDVQAVLGVVQQAPQTLHIYDANRTTLTIESRKDGSLSLRIHASDGPLSGSIAVGTDGSVIQVSPPAR, from the coding sequence GTGGTCAGCGACAACATCCGGGCTACCGACGGCGATCGCAACAACACCTGTCAGGCGCTCGACGCGGCCCTCGGCGATGGCCAACTGTCGACAGAAGAGCACCGCCAGCGGGTAAGCGCCGCAACCAAGGCCACCACCCTGAGCGAATTGCACTCGCTGATGTCGGATCTGCAAATCCAGCACACCCCGGTCGCACCGGCGGCCCCGGCATCGAAAGTCGGTAGCCCGGTCATCCGGATCGCGGGCGCGGCGGCCCTAGTGCTCCTACTGCTGGGCGCCGGTTTCGCCGTGATGCAGTGGAACCGGCCATCAGGTACGTCTGCACCGAGTCTGACCACCTCGCCGGCGGCCATCGGCTCCGCGGGCAACACCCCGAGTGCGACACCGCAGCCGCAGCAATTGCTGAGCTTCGCCGGGATGACCGGACTGCTGGCGCAGATGCGCACCCAGTTCGGCGACACGCTCGGCTATCAGCTGAACGTCTACCAAGACCAAGCGGTGGTGCTGCGTCCGGACACCGCCAATGCGCGCAAGGTCGTGACGTGGGTGTACCGCGACGGCAATTGGATGAACCTTGGTCCCACTCCTGCCGCTTTGCCGAACTCGGCGGTGGGTGACCTCGCCAAGTTCGACGTGCAGGCTGTCCTCGGTGTCGTGCAGCAGGCACCGCAGACGCTGCACATCTATGACGCCAACCGGACCACCTTGACCATCGAGTCCCGCAAGGACGGCTCGCTGAGCCTGCGCATCCACGCGTCCGACGGGCCGCTCAGCGGGTCCATCGCGGTCGGCACCGACGGCAGCGTCATCCAGGTCTCGCCGCCGGCCCGCTGA